One window of Artemia franciscana chromosome 16, ASM3288406v1, whole genome shotgun sequence genomic DNA carries:
- the LOC136036801 gene encoding craniofacial development protein 2-like — protein MSWLVVAVRDSALALSTIFFKVLQKQVLLGSREERIGNSDLLLWSGGSSGRNGVSLALNSLTRKALLLHEAVSDRLMKARYGHKHGKMTVIVSYAPTNDSDDATKKDFYSALSRCLATVPHHDIIVLLGDFNATVRDDMGVWRGTFGPVSPEPLNDNGPCLLELCQSRELYTANTYFHRKTIHQYTWYSNDGCTKKMIDYVIISKHWRSLVKNCRTYR, from the exons ATGTCCTGGTTGGTCGTTGCTGTTAGAGACAGTGCCCTTGCACTTAGCACGATATTTTTCAAG GTCTTACAGAAACAGGTCTTACTTGGAAGCAGAGAAGAGCGAATAGGTAACAGTGACTTATTACTCTGGTCTGGAGGAAGCTCGGGAAGGAATGGTGTTAGCCTTGCACTAAATAGCCTTACAAGAAAGGCCTTACTTTTACACGAAGCTGTATCTGACAGATTAATGAAGGCCCGCTATGGACACAAGCATGGCAAGATGACTGTCATCGTAAGCTATGCCCCGACCAATGATTCTGATGATGCGACTAAGAAGGATTTCTACTCTGCTTTGTCTAGATGCCTTGCAACAGTACCCCACCATGATATAATTGTTCTCCTTGGCGACTTTAATGCGACAGTGCGCGATGATATGGGTGTATGGCGTGGCACATTTGGTCCTGTATCCCCCGAGCCACTTAACGACAATGGGCCCTGCTTACTTGAACTTTGCCAATCTCGTGAACTTTATACTGCAAACACCTACTTCCACCGCAAAACTATTCATCAGTACACATGGTATAGTAATGACGGTTGTACAAAGAAGATGATTGACTACGTCATTATTTCCAAACACTGGAGATCATTGGTGAAGAACTGCAGAACTTACAGATAA